One stretch of Amycolatopsis sp. 195334CR DNA includes these proteins:
- a CDS encoding ATP/GTP-binding protein, producing the protein MTSAKIVVAGGFAAGKTTFVGSVSEIVPLTTEAMMTEASTGVDDLRATPNKATTTVAMDFGRVSLDSDLILYLFGTPGQQRFWFMWDDLVRGAIGAVVLADTRRLADSFAPVDFFEDRGLPYIIGLNCFDGELSHSVEDVREALSIDPSIPIVKCDARDRESTKQTLITMVEYAMRQWLARRGGVAAGVR; encoded by the coding sequence ATGACCTCGGCGAAGATCGTGGTGGCCGGCGGTTTCGCCGCCGGCAAGACGACCTTCGTCGGGTCGGTGTCGGAGATCGTGCCGCTCACCACCGAGGCGATGATGACCGAGGCCAGTACCGGTGTCGACGACCTGCGGGCGACGCCGAACAAGGCCACCACCACGGTGGCGATGGACTTCGGCCGCGTCTCGCTGGACTCGGACCTGATCCTCTACCTGTTCGGCACCCCGGGGCAGCAGCGCTTCTGGTTCATGTGGGACGACCTCGTCCGCGGTGCGATCGGCGCGGTGGTGCTGGCCGACACGCGCCGCCTGGCGGACTCGTTCGCGCCGGTCGACTTCTTCGAGGACCGCGGCCTGCCCTACATCATCGGGCTGAACTGCTTCGACGGCGAGCTCTCGCACTCGGTCGAGGACGTGCGCGAGGCGCTCTCGATCGACCCCAGCATCCCGATCGTCAAGTGCGACGCCCGTGATCGCGAGTCCACCAAGCAGACCCTGATCACCATGGTCGAGTACGCCATGCGGCAGTGGCTGGCCCGCCGCGGCGGGGTCGCGGCCGGGGTCCGGTAG
- a CDS encoding DUF742 domain-containing protein, translating to MSTGPEYGRERDDGTFADVLNGFTLDSGRGRRKRKKDKDGHAHVQSADAPPPETRGDAMTPPPAPVAEILAPHNPLFDTGQQRRVPPPHGHPAYRPPPVPEPPSAAEETAIVRPYALTGGRTKANHVLELETLISTNTEELASFVPDQIEQTSIVEECRTPRSVAELASTLRVPLGVARVLISDAADAGLVIVHKTASGSENDEAHLILMERVLSGLRRL from the coding sequence ATGAGCACGGGACCGGAATACGGGCGCGAGCGGGATGACGGCACCTTCGCCGACGTCCTCAACGGCTTCACCCTGGATTCCGGTCGTGGACGTCGTAAGCGCAAGAAGGACAAGGACGGTCATGCTCATGTTCAGTCAGCTGACGCACCACCGCCTGAAACGCGGGGGGACGCGATGACGCCCCCGCCGGCGCCCGTCGCCGAGATCCTCGCCCCGCACAACCCGCTCTTCGACACCGGCCAGCAGCGGCGCGTGCCGCCGCCCCACGGCCACCCGGCCTACCGGCCCCCGCCCGTGCCGGAACCGCCATCGGCGGCCGAAGAGACCGCCATCGTCCGCCCGTACGCCCTGACCGGCGGGCGCACGAAGGCCAACCACGTGCTCGAACTGGAGACCCTGATCTCCACCAACACCGAGGAGCTCGCCTCCTTCGTGCCCGACCAGATCGAGCAGACCTCGATCGTGGAAGAATGCCGGACCCCCCGTTCCGTCGCGGAGCTCGCCTCGACGTTGCGGGTGCCGCTGGGTGTGGCCAGGGTCCTGATCAGTGATGCCGCGGACGCCGGCCTGGTCATCGTGCACAAGACCGCCTCCGGCAGCGAGAACGACGAGGCACATCTGATCTTGATGGAAAGGGTTTTGAGTGGACTCCGTCGGCTTTAA
- a CDS encoding roadblock/LC7 domain-containing protein: protein MTSPSSAQPQNQFGWLVNDFAERVPGVAHAVVVSADGLLLTSSNRLPLDRADQLAAVASGLVSLTQGAARCFEAGAVNETVVEMELGIMVLMSISDGSCLAVLAAPNCDIGQVAYEMTMLVDRVGQILTPELRAQLQGAGGSLIGEPVG, encoded by the coding sequence ATGACTTCCCCTAGTTCGGCCCAGCCCCAGAACCAGTTCGGCTGGCTGGTCAACGACTTCGCCGAGCGGGTCCCCGGTGTCGCGCACGCCGTGGTGGTCTCCGCCGACGGGCTCCTGCTGACCTCATCGAACCGGCTGCCGCTGGACCGCGCCGACCAGCTCGCCGCGGTGGCCTCCGGACTGGTCAGCCTGACCCAGGGCGCGGCGCGTTGCTTCGAAGCGGGCGCGGTCAACGAAACCGTGGTGGAGATGGAACTCGGCATCATGGTGCTGATGTCCATCAGCGACGGTTCGTGCCTGGCCGTTCTCGCTGCCCCGAACTGCGACATCGGCCAGGTCGCCTACGAGATGACCATGCTCGTGGACCGGGTCGGCCAGATCCTCACCCCGGAGCTCCGCGCCCAGCTGCAGGGAGCGGGCGGTTCGCTGATCGGCGAGCCGGTGGGATGA
- a CDS encoding nitrate- and nitrite sensing domain-containing protein, with product MPVGKLLGRPPRRPSRWRSLARWRDWNLPVKLAAVTLVPILIAIVLGVLTIGGQVERSSSYQRMDRLVSLGGEVRTTLEHLQAERVRTAELLVQTTVRDSPELAEIRLRTDGALPGLDSAIERATALDTGVVGAAKEADAQVSRLTQIREQVDGGQLEPVEAITEYTAVTTGLLKLDTALTAGVSDDAIGGTPTALHDLLVAKEEVSLAQALVGYGIARRTLSPAELNQLRTTEVRLTDRLADFRAAASQEQRQDFDTTVAGPSFETRATLVRSALGEQGRSPEEALRETSAQQWTDSSTAVGSRLSEVSGRIGGQLSSVSANLADQASTGAGVLTVLLFAALVLAAAVVFLITRQLLRSLRVLRASALDIAEKQLPAAVVNIQEGRPQSTDVSPVPVTVKDEVGEVARAFDAVHSQALRLAVEQAAMRTGYSSVFVNLSRRSQSLVQRQLQLIERLERDEEDADQLATLFQLDHLATRMRRNNENLMVLSGAEPARRSGQPVSTTDMLRAAVSEIEQYQRVVVQPPPPARVVGYAASDLMRLIAELLDNATAFSAPETQVTVATRLSEDRVLSVDILDKGIGMNEAEVAEANTRLTEAGSVDLATSRRMGLFVVGRLAGRHGIGVVLHGGRDIVGVRATVTVPAELVMDAIPGTGTRPRLEPPAQSVPSPSQPAGALPRRKPNGANRSGVLPASSPVPAPAKGSALERRLSGEEAPSPAEISGTALFSPITPTEEIPVTVVPEEPEAAPLTSKPKPAESDSEATLPSGKALFVSTQDTESTRGVLSDWWAASVTPEPRPEPEPELPENTPIFDAMLSAWFRKSEPADEPAPVTNGKAAVDPEPAEAEPEWDFPSDESWRTVEAVSKSEPSSFTAAGLPRRQRGEKLLPGSAAASTPVPVVKGTDLPVRDPANVRGRLSSFQQGVNRGRQETGRAVPEEPSAEVPAIAQVPLGPAPAPEPTRLDTTRGVAPKPPGKPGPTDTPAMPTDATAKPGGGTAKPTDAAAKPATGQPAGATAKATEAPTKPGGAAKGTEAATKPGGATAIGATAKATGEATPKTGARSGSKAAPKAGTRKTAAKAEPSTKATPPAKAEPGAAQAEPGTTAQAEPGTKATSPAKAEPGAKAAAKTSTRTATKATPRDTPEEAKNGAETQAATETQAPETQATTQAAKNQATTQAAKNQAAAKAGAETAQSGATAAQAARGRAEGTAETRPVAKGFGTDEGWQAAQAVAEATPSSFTAAGLPRRRRGEHLVPGSAAPATPAAAPRPGRDPHDVRGRLSSFQQGVRRGRHHNAQAAADGKTEKVEGE from the coding sequence GTGCCTGTTGGAAAGCTGCTCGGCCGGCCACCCCGGAGGCCGTCCAGATGGCGCTCGCTGGCGCGCTGGCGCGACTGGAACCTGCCGGTCAAGCTGGCCGCGGTGACGCTGGTGCCGATCCTCATCGCGATCGTGCTCGGCGTGCTGACCATCGGCGGCCAGGTGGAGCGCTCGAGCAGCTACCAGCGGATGGACCGGCTGGTCTCCCTCGGCGGTGAGGTCCGCACCACGCTGGAACACCTGCAGGCCGAGCGCGTGCGCACGGCCGAACTGCTGGTGCAGACGACGGTGCGCGATTCGCCCGAGCTGGCCGAGATCCGCCTGCGCACCGACGGCGCGCTGCCCGGACTGGACTCCGCGATCGAGCGGGCCACCGCGCTGGACACCGGTGTGGTCGGCGCGGCCAAGGAGGCCGACGCGCAGGTCTCGCGGCTGACGCAGATCCGCGAGCAGGTCGACGGCGGGCAGCTGGAACCGGTCGAGGCGATCACCGAGTACACCGCGGTGACCACCGGACTGCTCAAATTGGACACCGCGCTCACCGCGGGCGTCAGCGACGACGCCATCGGCGGCACGCCGACCGCGCTGCACGACCTGCTGGTGGCCAAGGAAGAGGTGTCGCTGGCGCAGGCGCTGGTGGGCTACGGCATCGCCCGGCGCACGCTCTCGCCCGCCGAGCTGAACCAGTTGCGCACCACCGAGGTGCGCCTGACCGACCGGCTCGCCGACTTCCGCGCCGCGGCTTCGCAGGAGCAGCGCCAGGACTTCGACACCACGGTCGCCGGGCCCAGCTTCGAAACCCGCGCCACGCTGGTCCGCAGCGCGCTGGGGGAGCAGGGCCGGTCGCCGGAGGAGGCGCTGCGCGAGACCTCGGCCCAGCAGTGGACGGACAGCTCGACCGCGGTCGGCTCCCGGCTGTCCGAGGTCAGCGGCCGGATCGGCGGGCAGCTCAGCTCGGTGTCGGCGAACCTGGCCGACCAGGCCAGCACCGGCGCCGGGGTGCTCACCGTGTTGTTGTTCGCCGCGCTGGTGCTCGCCGCCGCGGTGGTCTTCCTGATCACCCGCCAGCTGCTGCGGTCGCTGCGGGTGCTGCGGGCCAGCGCGCTGGACATCGCCGAGAAGCAACTGCCCGCCGCGGTGGTCAACATCCAGGAGGGCCGCCCGCAGAGCACCGACGTGTCACCCGTTCCGGTGACGGTGAAGGACGAGGTCGGTGAGGTGGCCCGCGCCTTCGACGCGGTGCACAGCCAGGCGCTGCGCCTTGCCGTGGAACAGGCCGCGATGCGCACCGGGTACAGCAGCGTGTTCGTCAACCTGTCCCGGCGCAGCCAGAGCCTGGTGCAGCGGCAGCTGCAGCTGATCGAGCGGCTCGAGCGCGACGAGGAGGACGCCGACCAGCTGGCCACGCTGTTCCAGCTGGACCACCTGGCCACCCGGATGCGCCGCAACAACGAGAACCTGATGGTGCTCTCCGGCGCCGAACCGGCCCGCCGGTCCGGGCAGCCGGTGTCCACAACGGACATGCTGCGCGCGGCGGTCTCGGAGATCGAGCAGTACCAGCGGGTGGTGGTGCAGCCACCGCCACCGGCCAGGGTGGTCGGGTACGCGGCGAGCGACCTGATGCGCCTGATCGCCGAACTGCTCGACAACGCCACCGCGTTCTCCGCGCCGGAGACCCAGGTGACCGTGGCGACCCGGCTCTCGGAGGACCGGGTGCTCTCGGTGGACATCCTGGACAAGGGCATCGGGATGAACGAGGCGGAGGTCGCCGAGGCCAACACGCGGCTGACCGAAGCCGGTTCGGTCGACCTGGCCACGTCGCGGCGGATGGGGCTGTTCGTGGTCGGCAGGCTGGCCGGGCGCCACGGGATCGGCGTGGTGCTGCACGGCGGCCGGGACATCGTCGGCGTGCGCGCCACCGTGACCGTGCCCGCCGAGCTGGTGATGGACGCGATCCCGGGTACCGGTACCCGGCCGCGGCTGGAGCCGCCGGCGCAGTCCGTGCCGTCGCCGAGCCAGCCCGCCGGGGCGCTGCCGCGCCGGAAGCCCAACGGCGCCAACCGGTCCGGGGTGCTGCCCGCGTCTTCGCCGGTGCCCGCGCCGGCCAAGGGCAGTGCGCTGGAGCGGCGGTTGAGCGGGGAGGAGGCGCCGTCGCCGGCGGAGATCTCCGGTACCGCGTTGTTCAGCCCGATCACGCCGACCGAAGAGATCCCGGTGACGGTGGTGCCGGAGGAGCCGGAAGCCGCGCCGCTGACCTCGAAGCCGAAGCCCGCCGAGAGCGACAGCGAAGCGACGTTGCCCAGTGGCAAGGCGCTGTTCGTGTCCACTCAGGACACCGAGTCCACGCGCGGGGTGCTCAGCGACTGGTGGGCCGCCTCGGTCACGCCGGAGCCGAGGCCCGAGCCGGAGCCGGAGCTGCCGGAGAACACGCCGATCTTCGACGCGATGCTGTCGGCCTGGTTCCGCAAGAGCGAGCCGGCCGACGAGCCCGCGCCGGTGACGAACGGCAAGGCGGCTGTTGATCCGGAGCCCGCCGAAGCCGAGCCGGAGTGGGACTTCCCGTCCGACGAAAGCTGGCGGACGGTGGAGGCGGTGTCCAAATCGGAGCCGTCGAGCTTCACCGCGGCGGGCCTGCCCCGCCGGCAGCGCGGTGAGAAGCTCCTGCCCGGCAGCGCGGCGGCGTCCACCCCGGTGCCGGTGGTCAAGGGCACGGATCTTCCGGTCCGCGACCCGGCAAACGTGCGGGGGCGGTTGAGCAGCTTCCAACAGGGCGTCAACCGCGGCCGGCAGGAGACCGGGCGCGCGGTGCCGGAGGAGCCGTCCGCTGAGGTGCCCGCCATCGCGCAGGTTCCTCTCGGCCCGGCGCCCGCCCCAGAACCGACCCGCCTCGACACAACGCGGGGTGTCGCCCCGAAGCCGCCCGGGAAGCCCGGCCCCACCGACACCCCCGCGATGCCCACCGACGCCACCGCGAAGCCCGGCGGGGGCACCGCAAAACCCACGGATGCCGCCGCGAAGCCCGCCACCGGGCAGCCCGCAGGGGCGACCGCCAAGGCCACCGAGGCCCCCACGAAACCTGGCGGGGCTGCGAAGGGCACCGAGGCCGCCACGAAGCCCGGCGGAGCCACCGCGATAGGTGCCACCGCGAAGGCAACCGGCGAGGCCACCCCGAAGACGGGAGCCAGGTCCGGCTCCAAGGCCGCGCCGAAGGCAGGCACCCGCAAGACGGCTGCCAAGGCCGAGCCGAGCACGAAGGCCACGCCCCCGGCCAAGGCCGAGCCGGGTGCCGCGCAGGCCGAGCCGGGTACCACCGCGCAGGCCGAGCCGGGCACGAAGGCCACGTCCCCGGCCAAGGCCGAACCGGGTGCCAAGGCCGCGGCCAAGACCAGCACGCGGACCGCCACCAAGGCCACCCCGCGGGACACGCCCGAGGAAGCCAAGAACGGCGCGGAAACCCAGGCAGCCACCGAAACCCAGGCGCCCGAAACCCAGGCCACCACCCAGGCAGCCAAGAACCAGGCCACCACCCAGGCAGCCAAGAACCAGGCCGCCGCCAAGGCGGGCGCGGAAACCGCCCAGTCCGGGGCCACCGCCGCCCAGGCTGCCCGGGGCCGGGCCGAGGGCACAGCCGAGACGCGGCCCGTGGCCAAGGGGTTCGGCACCGACGAGGGTTGGCAGGCGGCGCAGGCCGTCGCCGAGGCGACGCCGTCGAGTTTCACCGCGGCGGGCCTGCCCCGCCGCCGGCGTGGTGAGCACCTGGTCCCGGGCAGCGCCGCACCCGCTACCCCGGCCGCCGCACCGCGGCCGGGTCGTGACCCGCATGATGTGCGCGGCCGGTTGAGCAGTTTCCAGCAGGGCGTCCGCCGCGGGCGGCACCACAACGCTCAGGCCGCCGCGGACGGGAAAACAGAGAAAGTGGAGGGTGAATGA
- a CDS encoding DUF485 domain-containing protein, giving the protein MPELTNEPHARNAMEDTGQLPIMFGGPGPSLLRDVPAEPAGPDYEAIQRSPEFTSLRSRLRRFIFPVSLLFFAWYLAFVLLAAYAHEFMSTRVFGAVNVAMLLGLAQFASTVLITAAYLRFANRRLDPQVAAIRRSAGR; this is encoded by the coding sequence ATGCCGGAGCTCACCAACGAGCCCCACGCCCGGAACGCCATGGAGGACACCGGGCAGCTCCCGATCATGTTCGGTGGCCCCGGCCCGTCGCTGCTCCGCGACGTGCCCGCCGAGCCAGCCGGTCCGGACTACGAGGCGATCCAGCGCAGCCCGGAGTTCACCAGCCTGCGCTCGCGGCTGCGCCGGTTCATCTTCCCGGTCAGCCTGCTGTTCTTCGCCTGGTACCTGGCGTTCGTGCTGCTGGCCGCCTACGCGCACGAGTTCATGAGCACCAGGGTCTTCGGCGCGGTGAACGTGGCCATGCTGCTCGGGCTGGCCCAGTTCGCCTCCACCGTGCTGATCACCGCCGCCTACCTGCGCTTCGCCAACCGGCGCCTGGACCCCCAGGTCGCCGCGATCCGCCGGAGCGCGGGCCGGTGA
- a CDS encoding cation acetate symporter gives MTALAAGVPESEPVVNIAVFALFVAITLYVVYRASSRSSSTSDYYAAGSAFTGRQNGIALSGDFLSAASFLGIAGAIAIHGYDGFLYSIGFLVAWLVDLLLIAELLRNTGRFTLGDVLSFRMRQRPVRAAAATSTLVISLFYMLAQMAGAGGLIALLLDIDSGFGQALVIGVVGLVMVIYVLVGGMKGTTWVQIIKAAMLLLTVALMTVFLFGKFGFSFSNLLSSAADNSPMGDALLEPGGLYGATETSKLDFVSLAIALILGAAALPHVLMRFYTVPNSKEARRSVVWATACMLVFYLCTLVLGFGAAAIVGSDEILGAPGRENSAAPLLALHIGGTLLLGVVAAVAFATILAVVAGLTITASASFAHDVYANIFKDGKAEPVQEVRVARITAVVIGALAIAGGILASGQNVAFLVALAFAVAASANLSTLLYSLFWKRFNTTGTLWGIYGGLAACLVLVLFSPVVSGAPDSLFPLVDFSWFPLKNPGLVSIPFSFLCGIVGTLLGEKADPRKHAEMEVRSITGIGS, from the coding sequence GTGACCGCGCTCGCCGCCGGGGTCCCGGAGAGCGAGCCGGTGGTCAACATCGCCGTGTTCGCCCTGTTCGTGGCGATCACCCTGTACGTGGTCTACCGGGCCAGCAGCCGCAGCTCGTCCACTTCGGACTACTACGCCGCGGGCAGCGCCTTCACCGGACGGCAGAACGGCATCGCACTTTCGGGTGATTTCCTGTCCGCCGCCTCGTTCCTGGGTATCGCCGGCGCGATCGCGATCCACGGGTACGACGGATTCCTCTACTCCATCGGGTTCCTCGTGGCGTGGCTGGTCGACCTGCTGCTGATCGCCGAGCTGCTGCGCAACACCGGCCGGTTCACCCTGGGCGACGTGCTCAGCTTCCGGATGCGCCAGCGCCCGGTGCGGGCCGCCGCGGCCACCTCGACGCTGGTGATCTCGCTGTTCTACATGCTCGCGCAGATGGCCGGGGCCGGTGGGCTGATCGCCCTGCTGCTGGACATCGACAGCGGGTTCGGCCAGGCGCTGGTGATCGGCGTGGTCGGCCTGGTGATGGTGATCTACGTGCTGGTCGGCGGGATGAAGGGCACCACGTGGGTGCAGATCATCAAGGCCGCCATGCTGCTCCTCACCGTGGCGCTGATGACGGTGTTCCTGTTCGGCAAGTTCGGCTTCAGCTTCTCGAACCTGCTCTCCTCGGCCGCCGACAACAGCCCGATGGGCGACGCCCTGCTCGAACCGGGCGGGCTCTACGGCGCCACCGAGACCAGCAAGCTCGACTTCGTCTCGCTGGCGATCGCGCTGATCCTCGGCGCGGCCGCGCTCCCGCACGTGCTGATGCGCTTCTACACCGTGCCCAACTCGAAGGAGGCCCGCCGGTCGGTGGTCTGGGCGACCGCCTGCATGCTGGTCTTCTACCTCTGCACGCTGGTGCTCGGCTTCGGCGCCGCGGCGATCGTCGGCTCCGACGAGATCCTCGGCGCGCCCGGCCGGGAGAACTCGGCGGCCCCGCTGCTGGCCCTGCACATCGGCGGCACGCTGCTGCTCGGCGTGGTGGCCGCGGTGGCGTTCGCCACCATCCTGGCCGTGGTCGCCGGGCTGACCATCACCGCGTCGGCCTCGTTCGCGCACGACGTGTACGCCAACATCTTCAAGGACGGCAAGGCCGAGCCGGTCCAGGAGGTGCGGGTGGCGCGGATCACCGCGGTGGTGATCGGCGCGCTCGCCATCGCCGGCGGCATCCTGGCCAGCGGGCAGAACGTGGCCTTCCTGGTCGCGCTCGCCTTCGCGGTGGCGGCCTCGGCGAACCTGTCCACCCTGCTGTACTCCCTGTTCTGGAAGCGGTTCAACACCACCGGCACGCTCTGGGGCATCTACGGCGGGCTGGCCGCCTGCCTGGTGCTGGTGCTGTTCTCCCCGGTGGTCTCCGGCGCGCCGGACTCGCTGTTCCCGCTGGTGGACTTCAGCTGGTTCCCGCTGAAGAACCCCGGTCTGGTGTCCATCCCGTTCTCCTTCCTCTGCGGGATCGTCGGCACGCTGCTCGGCGAGAAGGCCGATCCGCGCAAGCACGCCGAGATGGAGGTCCGCTCGATCACCGGCATCGGCAGCTGA
- a CDS encoding type III PLP-dependent enzyme — MSADRIREFLSRADPPTPCLVVDVDVVRARYRELSTLFDGVSLYYAVKANPEPAVVRALVAAGSRFDVASPAEIELCLACGASPSALSYGNTIKKPADIAGAYAAGVRDFVFDAEEDLENLARHAPGASVSVRILVDGPDSVTPFGRKFGCEPELALVLLERAAELGLDAAGVAFHVGSQQLDPLAWDTGIAAAAKIAAEVPVRRLNLGGGLGTTYREGAPAPAEYADAIFASLRRHFPAGLPELLMEPGRALVATAGLIRTEVVLVARKSTVDDHRWVYLDVGRYNGLAETENEAIAYRLVPVTAQSAGTGPVILAGPTCDGDDVLYQRTPYRLPLSLRGGDRLDILDAGAYTASYSSVAFNGIPPLRTYCLGEGVEDDR, encoded by the coding sequence GTGAGTGCTGATCGGATCCGGGAGTTCCTCTCGCGGGCGGACCCGCCGACGCCGTGCCTGGTGGTCGACGTCGATGTGGTGCGCGCCCGCTACCGCGAGCTGTCCACGCTGTTCGACGGGGTTTCGCTGTACTACGCGGTGAAGGCGAACCCCGAGCCCGCGGTGGTGCGCGCGCTGGTCGCGGCCGGGTCGCGGTTCGACGTGGCGAGCCCGGCGGAGATCGAGCTGTGCCTGGCGTGCGGTGCGTCCCCGTCGGCGCTGTCCTACGGCAACACGATCAAGAAGCCCGCCGACATCGCGGGCGCGTACGCGGCGGGCGTCCGCGACTTCGTCTTCGACGCCGAGGAGGACCTGGAGAACCTCGCCCGCCACGCGCCCGGCGCGTCGGTGTCGGTGCGGATCCTGGTGGACGGACCGGACTCGGTCACCCCGTTCGGCCGGAAGTTCGGCTGCGAGCCGGAGCTGGCACTGGTCCTGCTGGAGCGGGCCGCCGAACTGGGGCTCGACGCGGCCGGGGTCGCCTTCCACGTCGGCTCGCAGCAGTTGGACCCGCTGGCCTGGGACACCGGCATCGCGGCGGCCGCGAAGATCGCCGCCGAGGTGCCGGTGCGCCGGCTGAACCTCGGTGGCGGCCTCGGCACCACCTACCGCGAAGGCGCCCCGGCGCCCGCCGAGTACGCCGACGCCATCTTCGCCTCGCTGCGGCGGCACTTCCCGGCCGGGCTACCCGAGCTGCTGATGGAGCCGGGCCGGGCGCTGGTGGCCACCGCCGGGCTGATCCGCACCGAGGTGGTGCTGGTCGCCCGCAAGTCCACTGTGGATGATCACCGCTGGGTCTACCTCGACGTGGGCCGGTACAACGGCCTCGCCGAGACCGAGAACGAGGCCATCGCCTACCGCCTGGTCCCGGTCACCGCGCAGTCGGCCGGGACGGGCCCGGTGATCCTGGCCGGGCCGACCTGCGACGGCGACGACGTGCTCTACCAGCGCACCCCGTACCGGCTGCCGCTCTCCCTGCGCGGTGGTGACCGGCTGGACATCCTCGACGCCGGTGCGTACACCGCGAGCTACTCCTCGGTGGCCTTCAACGGGATCCCGCCGCTGCGCACGTATTGTCTTGGCGAGGGGGTGGAGGATGACCGCTGA
- the speD gene encoding adenosylmethionine decarboxylase, with translation MTAEVGLFAGRHVLAELHEVDPALLDDAAFLRATLREVMESAGATVVGTQAHRFEPQGVTVLAMLAESHASVHTYPELGAMFVDVFTCGERADPELAVRLLAEALGTRSVISSTVDRGHRVVLPHNNIGS, from the coding sequence ATGACCGCTGAGGTCGGGTTGTTCGCGGGCAGGCACGTGCTGGCCGAACTGCACGAAGTGGACCCGGCGCTGCTGGACGACGCCGCGTTCCTGCGGGCCACGCTGCGCGAGGTGATGGAGTCGGCCGGGGCGACCGTGGTCGGCACGCAGGCGCACCGGTTCGAGCCGCAGGGCGTGACCGTGCTGGCCATGCTCGCCGAGTCGCACGCCTCCGTGCACACCTACCCGGAGCTCGGCGCGATGTTCGTCGACGTGTTCACCTGCGGGGAGCGCGCCGACCCGGAACTGGCCGTGCGCCTGCTCGCCGAAGCGCTCGGCACGCGCTCGGTGATCTCGTCCACAGTCGACCGCGGACACCGCGTGGTGTTGCCGCACAACAACATCGGGAGCTGA
- a CDS encoding spermidine synthase: MPSIVEPVGAGLTRTWELDEVLLDTRTAYQHLVIARTAQGVSLFCDDERQSTEASQLVYHEALMVPPLLLADGRSRVLVVGSSEGVATQIAVAAGAFVDHVDIDTEAVRACAEHLPYGYSPAELAAAEAGTDTERVWYQDGWSFLAETEHRYDVVVIDLPDENTDPAAQHNRLYGTDFLRRCASVLAPGGVVCCQAGCPTLWRNETLLALYRRFTEVFGTTVYFGSDEHEWAYLTGRRDAVPDPVATMTARLATLPYRPSSVDSETLRGGTVPPYSVRHSGRA, translated from the coding sequence TTGCCGAGCATCGTGGAGCCGGTCGGTGCCGGGCTGACCAGGACGTGGGAGCTGGACGAGGTCCTGCTCGACACCCGCACGGCCTACCAGCACCTGGTGATCGCGCGGACCGCGCAGGGCGTCTCGTTGTTCTGCGATGACGAGCGCCAGAGCACCGAGGCCAGCCAGCTCGTCTACCACGAGGCGCTGATGGTGCCGCCGCTGCTGCTCGCCGACGGCCGGTCGCGGGTGCTCGTGGTCGGCTCCAGCGAGGGCGTCGCGACGCAGATCGCGGTGGCCGCCGGGGCCTTCGTCGACCACGTCGACATCGACACCGAGGCGGTGCGGGCCTGCGCCGAACACCTGCCCTACGGCTACTCCCCCGCCGAACTCGCCGCCGCCGAAGCGGGTACGGACACCGAGCGGGTGTGGTACCAGGACGGCTGGTCCTTCCTCGCCGAGACCGAGCACCGCTACGACGTGGTGGTGATCGACCTGCCGGACGAGAACACCGACCCGGCGGCCCAGCACAACCGCTTGTACGGCACGGACTTCCTGCGCCGGTGCGCGAGCGTGCTGGCGCCGGGCGGGGTGGTCTGCTGCCAGGCGGGCTGCCCGACGCTCTGGCGCAACGAGACCCTGCTCGCGCTGTACCGCCGGTTCACCGAGGTGTTCGGCACCACCGTCTACTTCGGATCGGACGAGCACGAGTGGGCGTACCTCACCGGACGGCGGGACGCGGTACCGGACCCGGTGGCGACGATGACCGCGCGACTGGCCACCCTGCCCTACCGTCCGTCCTCAGTGGACTCGGAGACGCTGCGCGGCGGCACCGTGCCGCCGTACTCGGTGCGGCACTCAGGCCGGGCGTAG
- a CDS encoding TetR/AcrR family transcriptional regulator, which produces MRADARRNYERIVAVARELFAEKGTEVPLDDVVKRAEVGAGTLYRHFPNRDALVEAVYREEIEALADYGRKLVSGAAPEDVLPLWFREQVQFFTRKKGLTVALKASLDKEREVFSWAHSVLHEVADEVLAAAREHVRPEVTRVDLLRLGHGLCVATERATPEEADRILDVVVSGLRPA; this is translated from the coding sequence ATGCGGGCCGACGCACGCCGCAACTACGAGCGGATCGTCGCCGTCGCACGGGAGCTCTTCGCCGAGAAGGGCACCGAGGTGCCGCTCGACGACGTGGTCAAACGGGCCGAGGTCGGCGCGGGCACGCTGTACCGGCACTTCCCGAACCGCGACGCGCTGGTCGAAGCCGTCTACCGCGAGGAGATCGAGGCGCTCGCCGACTACGGCCGCAAGCTCGTCTCCGGCGCCGCGCCCGAGGACGTCCTGCCGCTCTGGTTCCGCGAGCAGGTCCAGTTCTTCACCAGGAAGAAGGGGCTGACCGTGGCGCTCAAGGCGTCACTGGACAAGGAGCGCGAGGTGTTCTCCTGGGCGCATTCGGTGTTGCACGAGGTCGCCGACGAGGTGCTCGCCGCCGCGCGGGAGCACGTTCGGCCCGAGGTCACCCGAGTGGACCTGCTGCGACTGGGGCACGGTCTGTGCGTGGCCACCGAGCGCGCGACGCCCGAGGAAGCCGACCGCATCCTGGACGTCGTGGTCAGCGGCCTACGCCCGGCCTGA